From a region of the Citricoccus muralis genome:
- a CDS encoding DUF4282 domain-containing protein, with translation MVVSHDSRPAARRQDPTIHFSPYRHPEHSPPEPHGPVSVFRALFELNGDQRMSMGLARAIYAVVVVGIVVTWVAVVVIGFSQGITLGVLAVLLGWVPAVLWIACARIILEFSTAMDTLIERPSDGRAAH, from the coding sequence ATGGTTGTCTCTCATGATTCGCGGCCGGCAGCTCGCCGGCAGGATCCCACCATCCACTTCAGCCCGTATCGCCACCCGGAGCACTCTCCACCGGAGCCGCACGGGCCGGTGTCCGTCTTCCGGGCCCTCTTCGAACTGAATGGGGACCAGCGGATGTCTATGGGCCTGGCCCGCGCCATCTATGCCGTGGTGGTGGTGGGCATCGTGGTGACCTGGGTGGCCGTGGTGGTCATCGGGTTCAGTCAGGGGATCACGCTGGGGGTCCTGGCCGTGCTGCTCGGCTGGGTACCCGCCGTGCTCTGGATCGCCTGTGCCCGGATCATCCTCGAGTTCTCCACCGCCATGGACACCCTGATCGAGCGGCCCTCCGACGGACGCGCCGCGCACTAG
- a CDS encoding HNH endonuclease — protein MEEFLRVASALGTADRAGRDACLSTSSATSGPLDDVTGALSGWPEGSEQLTVIRQALAGMASAGTEAEAIDRIRVLESLKSTCAALQAREAVSLDGLRRAREADEGVPADQRGRGVGGEVALARREPAQRGGRHIGLARALCHEMPNTLRALTDGEISEEHATAMARETAWLPVEQRRAVDALMSCRLGPIGVKKLAAEARAHAQRLDQESAVAHLERCTAERRVSVRPATGGMAYLTALLPMPQAVAVFANLHRDASTAVGVGDTAGRTRDQIMADLLVERTTGQHSAPAIPTEIHLVMTDATLLAGDPTSGWLPGQGPIPAEQARQMATDPEAEVFLRRLFTAPESGLLVSMDSKARVFPPLLRRMLVLRDDVCRTPWCEAPIRHADHAKSHRDGGQTSYANGSGLCARCNYTKEHAGWRHEATPDGLDVITPTGHRYENRTSPLLSRMYRSRHERSVSSDAPEARAAAVMSGWNTARTLARLSMAAALAGPDHRLELRGISPPTQPGTICRVGAAVPPYS, from the coding sequence ATGGAAGAATTCCTGCGCGTCGCTTCGGCCCTCGGCACCGCCGACAGGGCCGGACGTGATGCGTGCCTGAGCACCAGTAGTGCGACCAGCGGGCCACTGGATGATGTGACTGGGGCACTGTCCGGGTGGCCGGAGGGCTCCGAACAGCTCACGGTCATCCGGCAGGCCCTCGCGGGGATGGCCTCAGCTGGAACCGAGGCCGAGGCGATAGACCGGATCCGGGTTCTGGAGTCGCTCAAATCAACGTGCGCGGCGCTGCAGGCCCGTGAAGCGGTGTCCCTGGATGGCCTGCGCCGGGCTCGGGAAGCCGACGAGGGGGTGCCGGCCGACCAGCGGGGCCGTGGAGTCGGCGGCGAGGTGGCACTCGCCCGGCGGGAACCGGCCCAACGGGGTGGGCGCCACATCGGCCTGGCCCGTGCCCTCTGCCATGAGATGCCGAACACCCTCCGCGCCCTGACGGACGGTGAGATCTCCGAGGAACATGCCACGGCCATGGCACGCGAGACGGCGTGGCTGCCGGTGGAACAACGCCGGGCCGTAGACGCGCTGATGTCATGCCGCCTGGGTCCCATCGGCGTGAAGAAACTGGCCGCTGAGGCCAGGGCCCATGCCCAGCGTCTGGACCAGGAGTCCGCCGTCGCCCACCTCGAACGGTGCACAGCCGAACGCCGGGTCTCCGTCCGTCCGGCCACCGGCGGAATGGCTTACCTGACGGCCCTGCTGCCGATGCCCCAGGCCGTGGCGGTGTTCGCGAACCTCCACCGCGACGCCAGCACCGCCGTGGGGGTGGGAGATACCGCGGGCCGGACGCGGGACCAGATCATGGCTGACCTCTTGGTGGAACGAACCACTGGGCAGCACTCGGCGCCGGCGATACCCACGGAGATCCACCTGGTGATGACGGACGCCACGCTGCTGGCAGGAGACCCTACGTCCGGCTGGTTGCCCGGCCAGGGGCCGATCCCGGCGGAGCAGGCCCGGCAGATGGCGACTGACCCTGAAGCCGAGGTGTTCCTCCGTCGGCTGTTCACGGCACCGGAATCCGGACTGCTGGTGTCCATGGACTCGAAGGCCCGGGTGTTCCCTCCGCTACTGCGCCGGATGCTCGTCCTGCGGGATGACGTCTGCCGCACCCCATGGTGCGAGGCGCCCATCCGGCACGCCGATCATGCGAAGTCCCATCGCGACGGCGGTCAGACCAGCTATGCCAATGGCTCGGGACTGTGCGCGCGGTGCAACTACACCAAGGAACACGCCGGTTGGCGTCACGAGGCCACCCCTGACGGGCTGGACGTCATCACCCCCACCGGTCACCGCTATGAGAACCGGACATCGCCCCTCCTCAGCCGAATGTATCGATCTCGTCATGAGAGATCGGTGTCCTCAGATGCCCCCGAAGCGCGTGCCGCTGCCGTCATGTCCGGTTGGAACACCGCGAGGACGCTGGCGCGGCTCTCCATGGCGGCTGCCTTGGCCGGGCCTGACCACCGGCTGGAACTCCGTGGAATAAGCCCCCCCACTCAACCGGGCACGATTTGTCGGGTAGGGGCAGCGGTTCCTCCCTACAGTTGA
- a CDS encoding AraC family transcriptional regulator codes for MQHWNRAIGDIEADLTADVDVQELARTAMTSEFHFRRMFSTLSGMPLSEYVRRRRLTAATAEILDGSTVLDVAVRYGYGSAEAFNRAFKSLHGMTPTEARRPGAVLHSQPQLRFHLTVEGTTDVKHRIIEKAAFTLVGVNTRVPLIHEGDNAAIADFERSIDPDLRTQLAELSDQEPAGSVAVTVNIDEPRAEGSFLDYWRAVATTRPTPAGLGSLDVPAGLWVVFDTEGDFPEALQQLWADAATEWFPANPYRWAPGPELLSVQSDEGRTSGRGQLWIPIERD; via the coding sequence ATGCAGCACTGGAACCGCGCCATCGGTGACATCGAAGCGGATCTGACGGCCGACGTCGACGTCCAGGAACTGGCCAGGACTGCCATGACCTCCGAGTTCCACTTTCGCCGCATGTTCTCGACCCTTTCCGGCATGCCGCTGTCCGAGTACGTCCGACGCCGGCGTCTCACCGCCGCCACCGCCGAGATCCTGGATGGCTCCACGGTGCTGGACGTGGCCGTGCGCTATGGCTACGGCTCTGCCGAGGCGTTCAACCGGGCCTTCAAGTCACTGCACGGCATGACGCCGACCGAGGCACGTCGTCCCGGCGCCGTCCTCCATTCTCAACCGCAACTCAGATTCCATCTGACCGTCGAAGGGACCACAGACGTGAAGCACCGCATCATCGAGAAAGCCGCGTTCACCCTGGTGGGAGTCAATACCCGCGTTCCCCTCATCCATGAGGGGGACAACGCCGCCATCGCCGACTTCGAACGCTCTATAGACCCCGACCTCCGGACGCAGCTGGCCGAGCTCTCGGACCAGGAACCGGCCGGCAGCGTGGCTGTCACCGTCAACATCGACGAGCCGCGCGCCGAGGGCAGCTTTCTGGATTACTGGCGCGCGGTCGCCACCACGCGCCCGACGCCGGCCGGCCTGGGATCGCTCGACGTTCCGGCTGGGCTGTGGGTCGTCTTCGACACGGAGGGCGACTTCCCCGAAGCGCTGCAACAGCTCTGGGCAGATGCGGCGACCGAGTGGTTCCCGGCCAATCCTTACCGCTGGGCCCCGGGTCCCGAGTTGCTCTCCGTGCAATCAGACGAGGGCCGAACCAGCGGTCGCGGCCAGTTATGGATTCCTATCGAGAGGGACTGA
- a CDS encoding GMC family oxidoreductase — protein MTPRPFGSRAGSPDPPEPVRGLTADVIVIGAGAAGCATAAALAEDPDLRVLVVEAGSWNRNPLVAVPKGFVRTMFDPRISLEYPALPAQEPGPVDVWRRGRGVGGSTLINGTMYLRGESHLYDGLADHLGPGWSWSAFGLAFDRLEAALPVSAPPSEPPSEVLQALIAGLGEIRVPFVQDVRAAVGSRVGRTPATIRAGMRRSATTLLRPGLRAGNLRVLTGQTTVRVLVAGDRAVGVETVLADGSRVRHSARLQVVLTAGTVETPPLLERSGIGDPDRLRHLGIDPVVSAPRVGEGLKEQRGATVKARIRPGLGLNGRLGTTRGLLGAAAQYLVTRSGPLASGPYPLAASVDSTGGNRPDLQLLLTDVSTNGTGLAPADHAGLMIQAYALSPYSTGSVHAASTDARRRPHVRAPLLEDPRDRAAAAHALKAARAVLAAPALSEVVIEEDLPGATVADGDDEAAAEFVRTSGGGIYHAVGTCAAGGPNAVLDEHLRVRGIDGLHVADLSALPTHPSGGTAAVSMALGHLAGTRIREGR, from the coding sequence ATGACACCACGTCCCTTCGGCTCGCGCGCTGGATCCCCTGACCCGCCCGAGCCGGTGCGTGGCCTGACCGCCGATGTCATCGTGATCGGTGCCGGTGCGGCCGGATGCGCGACCGCTGCCGCCCTCGCTGAGGATCCGGACCTGCGGGTCCTGGTCGTGGAGGCTGGATCGTGGAACCGCAACCCCCTGGTGGCCGTGCCGAAGGGATTCGTGCGGACCATGTTCGACCCGCGGATCAGCCTCGAGTACCCGGCACTCCCGGCACAGGAACCGGGCCCCGTGGACGTGTGGCGGCGGGGCCGGGGCGTCGGCGGCTCCACGCTCATCAACGGCACCATGTACCTGCGCGGAGAATCCCACCTCTATGACGGCCTGGCGGATCACCTCGGCCCGGGCTGGTCCTGGTCTGCCTTCGGTCTGGCCTTCGATCGCCTGGAAGCCGCCCTGCCCGTCTCCGCGCCGCCGTCCGAACCTCCGTCTGAGGTCCTGCAAGCCCTGATCGCAGGCCTCGGGGAGATCCGGGTGCCGTTCGTGCAGGACGTGCGCGCCGCCGTCGGGTCCCGGGTGGGACGGACCCCGGCCACCATCCGAGCCGGGATGCGGCGGAGTGCAACCACGCTGCTGCGACCCGGACTCCGTGCCGGGAACCTGAGGGTGCTCACGGGGCAGACGACCGTGCGGGTGCTGGTCGCCGGTGACCGTGCGGTCGGCGTGGAGACTGTCCTCGCCGACGGCAGCCGCGTTCGTCACAGCGCCCGGCTTCAGGTGGTGCTCACCGCCGGGACGGTGGAGACACCGCCGCTCCTGGAGCGCTCGGGCATCGGAGACCCGGACCGGTTGCGGCACCTCGGCATCGACCCCGTCGTCTCAGCGCCGCGGGTCGGTGAAGGTCTCAAGGAACAACGAGGAGCCACCGTCAAAGCCCGGATCCGCCCCGGGCTGGGGCTCAACGGCAGGCTCGGGACCACCCGAGGGTTGCTTGGTGCCGCCGCCCAATACCTCGTGACCCGGTCGGGGCCCCTCGCCTCCGGCCCCTACCCGCTCGCCGCCTCCGTGGACTCGACCGGTGGGAACCGGCCGGACCTGCAACTGCTGCTCACCGACGTCTCCACGAACGGCACGGGCCTGGCACCGGCGGACCATGCCGGACTGATGATCCAGGCCTATGCCCTCAGCCCGTACTCCACCGGGTCGGTCCACGCGGCGAGCACCGACGCCCGCCGGCGCCCGCACGTCCGTGCACCCCTGCTCGAGGATCCCCGTGACCGGGCCGCGGCTGCCCATGCCCTGAAGGCGGCCCGCGCAGTGCTCGCCGCACCGGCGCTCTCGGAAGTGGTCATCGAGGAGGACCTTCCCGGAGCCACGGTCGCCGACGGTGATGACGAGGCTGCCGCCGAATTCGTCCGCACCTCCGGCGGCGGCATCTATCACGCAGTGGGGACCTGCGCGGCGGGCGGACCGAACGCTGTCCTGGATGAGCACCTGCGCGTGCGTGGCATCGACGGGTTGCACGTGGCCGACCTCTCCGCACTGCCCACGCACCCCTCCGGAGGGACGGCCGCCGTGTCCATGGCCCTGGGGCACCTGGCCGGGACCCGGATCCGGGAGGGTCGATGA
- the mftF gene encoding mycofactocin biosynthesis glycosyltransferase MftF (Members of this protein family, MftF, are glycosyltransferases, members of PF00535 (glycosyl transferase family 2). The encoding gene is found as part of the mycofactocin cassette, in Mycobacterium tuberculosis, many other Actinobacteria, and occasional members of other lineages. Mycofactocin itself, a putative redox carrier, is a heavily modified derivative of the C-terminal Val-Tyr dipeptide of the mycofactocin precursor MftA (TIGR03969).): MTAVARTQGSYTRRSGELVFGGSPWGLARLSAPARPFATRALRRGAGAVEPIDDVERATARLLVDRGLALPVHPPRRPRPDEVDVIVPVHGSAVPLARLLGALQGHRVTVVDDASIAADAREIARVCAVHGVRLVVLPENVGPGGARNAGLAASNDSAEVPADFIAFLDADTVPTEDWLDVLRPHFDDPAVAVVAPRVRGTVTGSGGGTVLERFESRRGGLDLGPQARRVAPGGQIGYVPTAALLVRREALPDPPFEPGLRVGEDVDLIWRLVAAGHTVRYVPSAEVHHEVRPGLRDWSQRHAAYGTSAVPLEDRHPGRLAPATWGWPGLAVLAGCLVAAGGRGAMRGMGLAVAAGGVAVQLGAGVRRFHRRGLPVSGGAEVAVLGLRSEITAVGNALRREWWPIGAVALAVSAAPASRPRRVARAVVVLALAPTVPDTAQAARHWVQDRLSHDDPPHDAGAALDPVRHLALRLVADAAYGTGVLRAAVRSRRWAVLRPRLRGRAA; encoded by the coding sequence ATGACGGCCGTCGCACGGACCCAGGGCTCCTATACCCGCCGAAGCGGTGAGCTGGTGTTCGGCGGGTCGCCGTGGGGACTGGCCCGGCTGTCCGCTCCGGCCCGTCCCTTCGCTACGAGGGCACTGCGCCGCGGCGCTGGGGCCGTCGAGCCGATCGACGACGTGGAACGTGCCACGGCACGATTGCTCGTGGACCGCGGCCTGGCCCTGCCCGTCCACCCGCCCCGCCGGCCTCGTCCGGACGAGGTGGACGTGATCGTGCCGGTCCACGGTTCGGCCGTGCCCCTGGCGCGCCTCCTCGGAGCACTGCAGGGCCATCGGGTGACCGTGGTGGATGATGCCTCGATCGCCGCCGATGCCCGGGAGATCGCACGGGTTTGTGCAGTTCATGGCGTGCGGCTGGTGGTCCTGCCCGAGAACGTCGGACCCGGCGGCGCCCGCAATGCCGGCCTTGCCGCGTCGAACGACTCGGCCGAGGTGCCGGCCGATTTCATCGCGTTCCTGGACGCGGACACCGTGCCCACCGAGGACTGGTTGGACGTCCTCCGCCCTCACTTCGACGACCCGGCGGTGGCCGTCGTCGCTCCTCGCGTCCGCGGCACCGTGACGGGCTCCGGTGGGGGCACCGTCCTGGAACGGTTCGAGTCCCGGCGCGGTGGACTCGATCTCGGTCCACAGGCGCGGCGTGTCGCTCCCGGTGGACAGATCGGCTATGTCCCCACCGCCGCACTGCTCGTACGCCGCGAGGCCCTGCCGGACCCGCCCTTCGAACCCGGGCTGCGAGTGGGGGAGGACGTCGACCTCATCTGGCGACTCGTCGCCGCCGGCCACACCGTCCGGTATGTGCCGTCCGCCGAGGTTCATCACGAGGTCCGCCCTGGGCTGCGGGACTGGTCCCAGCGCCATGCGGCCTATGGAACCTCCGCCGTACCGCTCGAGGACCGGCACCCCGGCCGCCTCGCCCCAGCGACCTGGGGGTGGCCCGGTCTGGCGGTGCTCGCGGGATGCCTGGTGGCTGCCGGCGGCCGGGGTGCGATGCGAGGGATGGGCCTGGCGGTCGCCGCGGGTGGTGTGGCAGTCCAACTCGGCGCCGGCGTCCGCCGATTCCACCGTCGGGGTCTGCCCGTCTCCGGCGGCGCCGAGGTCGCTGTGCTCGGATTGCGGTCCGAGATCACCGCCGTCGGCAACGCCCTGCGCCGCGAATGGTGGCCGATCGGGGCGGTGGCCCTCGCGGTTTCCGCGGCGCCGGCGAGTCGGCCGCGGCGGGTGGCGCGCGCCGTCGTCGTGCTGGCCCTGGCTCCCACGGTGCCGGACACCGCGCAGGCCGCCCGGCACTGGGTTCAGGACCGCCTCAGTCATGATGACCCACCGCACGACGCCGGTGCCGCCCTCGATCCCGTTCGGCACCTTGCCCTGCGACTCGTGGCGGACGCGGCCTACGGTACCGGCGTGCTCCGTGCCGCGGTGCGGTCCCGGCGGTGGGCGGTGCTGCGGCCGCGGCTGCGCGGTCGGGCGGCCTAG
- the mftE gene encoding mycofactocin biosynthesis peptidyl-dipeptidase MftE encodes MRLTDATWPDINPQTFGGAAPVLVLPIGALEQHGPHLPLDTDAVTATAVAAAVADARPRAALAPTLPIGASGEHAGFPGTLSIGSDALRQLVVEVVRSSTPAFSAVMVVNGHGGNVDALRSAADLCTAEGRTLLLHHLGLPGMDAHAGRTETSLMLHLTPERVRLEHAEPGNTTPVRELFAEMKAHGVRGVSPNGVLGDPTGASAAEGADLFVRLRGRATAAFDGLTG; translated from the coding sequence ATGAGACTCACTGATGCCACCTGGCCGGACATCAACCCGCAGACCTTCGGCGGGGCGGCCCCGGTGCTGGTACTCCCGATCGGGGCACTGGAACAGCACGGTCCACACCTTCCCCTGGACACGGATGCCGTCACCGCCACGGCGGTGGCCGCCGCCGTGGCAGACGCCCGGCCTCGTGCGGCTCTCGCCCCGACCCTGCCGATCGGTGCCAGCGGGGAACATGCCGGCTTCCCCGGCACACTGTCCATCGGCAGTGACGCCCTGCGTCAGCTCGTCGTCGAGGTGGTCCGCAGCTCCACTCCGGCGTTTTCAGCGGTCATGGTGGTCAACGGCCATGGCGGCAATGTAGATGCCCTCCGGTCCGCAGCCGACCTGTGCACGGCCGAAGGACGGACACTACTCCTCCACCACCTCGGCCTGCCGGGCATGGACGCCCATGCCGGCCGGACCGAGACCTCGCTGATGCTGCACCTGACCCCGGAGCGGGTGCGGCTCGAACACGCGGAGCCCGGCAACACCACACCCGTGCGAGAGCTTTTCGCCGAGATGAAGGCCCACGGGGTGCGGGGCGTGAGCCCGAACGGCGTGCTCGGCGATCCGACGGGCGCCAGCGCCGCCGAGGGGGCGGACCTGTTCGTCCGGCTCCGCGGCCGAGCCACCGCTGCATTCGATGGCCTCACGGGATAG
- the mftR gene encoding mycofactocin system transcriptional regulator (MftR, the mycofactocin system transcriptional regulator, is an uncharacterized TetR family DNA-binding transcription factor. Its role is inferred by context. It occurs as part of the biosynthesis locus for mycofactocin, a partially characterized electron carrier derived from the terminal Val-Tyr dipeptide of the precursor peptide MftA, through a radical SAM enzyme-mediated process.): protein MTENHETPDRILGRPRATTHDVLAEIGVELFTRHGYEHVSVQQIADAAGVSRRTFFRYFPTKADLPWGDFAREVERLRGELALVPDDIPLMAAVRQSVVEFNRVPPEAVDQHRARLGLILTEPELIARSLVKFLDWRRVIAEFTARRLDMEPTSFFPELVGEVALSAAVAAYRQWIPSPDTDLTTYIDTAFAAIVDLDRLEQGVAAQLSTRLDPPAGPRENHDRRDHPGNAGEERP from the coding sequence ATGACCGAGAACCACGAGACACCTGACCGGATTCTGGGCCGTCCCCGTGCCACCACGCATGACGTGCTGGCCGAGATCGGCGTGGAACTCTTCACTCGCCACGGGTATGAGCACGTCTCGGTCCAGCAGATCGCCGATGCAGCGGGAGTGTCCCGCCGAACCTTCTTCCGCTACTTCCCGACGAAGGCGGACCTGCCCTGGGGAGACTTCGCCCGGGAAGTGGAACGGCTCCGCGGAGAACTGGCCCTGGTGCCGGATGACATCCCCCTGATGGCAGCCGTGCGTCAATCCGTCGTGGAATTCAACCGCGTACCGCCGGAGGCTGTGGACCAGCACCGTGCCCGGCTCGGACTCATCCTCACGGAGCCCGAGTTGATCGCCCGGTCCCTGGTGAAATTCCTGGACTGGCGGCGAGTCATCGCGGAGTTCACGGCTCGGCGCCTGGACATGGAGCCCACGTCCTTCTTCCCCGAGCTGGTCGGCGAGGTCGCCTTGAGCGCGGCCGTCGCCGCCTATCGGCAGTGGATCCCCTCACCCGATACCGACCTCACGACCTACATCGACACCGCCTTCGCCGCGATCGTGGACCTGGACCGGCTGGAGCAGGGCGTCGCCGCGCAGCTGTCGACGCGACTGGACCCTCCGGCAGGACCACGGGAGAACCACGACCGTCGGGACCATCCGGGAAACGCAGGAGAGGAACGCCCATGA
- the mftA gene encoding mycofactocin precursor MftA (Mycofactocin is a small molecule electron carrier derived from the final two amino acids, Val-Tyr, of MftA, the mycofactocin precursor. It plays a role in redox homeostasis and the metabolism of alcohols and aldehydes in Actinobacteria, including Mycobacterium tuberculosis.), with amino-acid sequence MEQTSAPAQSTDPEVTADDLVEDVSIDGMCGVY; translated from the coding sequence ATGGAGCAGACCAGCGCCCCAGCCCAGAGCACGGACCCCGAGGTCACGGCGGACGACCTTGTGGAGGATGTCTCGATCGACGGCATGTGCGGGGTCTACTGA
- the mftB gene encoding mycofactocin biosynthesis chaperone MftB (MftB, a small protein, is a peptide chaperone that assists the radical SAM enzyme MftC in performing two modifications to the C-terminal Val-Tyr dipeptide of the mycofactocin precursor peptide, MftA. MftB's role is analogous to the role of PqqD in the biosynthesis of PQQ, a cofactor that derives entirely from a Tyr and a Glu in the precursor PqqA.): MATTTHPAVDPGSGLGLDPGTAWILNPRVAVRPEPFGALLYHFGTRRLSFLKDTRLVDLVTALADFPSVDATFTALGIDEDARSGYVSALQRLADTDMLLPATDHA, encoded by the coding sequence TTGGCCACCACCACACACCCGGCTGTGGATCCGGGATCGGGGCTCGGCCTCGATCCCGGGACGGCCTGGATCCTGAACCCGCGCGTGGCAGTGCGGCCTGAACCCTTCGGAGCACTGCTCTACCACTTCGGCACCCGCCGCCTCAGCTTCCTCAAGGACACCCGTCTCGTCGACCTGGTCACCGCACTGGCCGACTTCCCGAGTGTGGACGCGACGTTCACCGCCCTGGGAATCGACGAGGATGCCCGATCGGGCTACGTGTCCGCCCTGCAACGACTCGCCGACACGGACATGCTGCTGCCGGCCACCGACCACGCCTGA
- the mftC gene encoding mycofactocin radical SAM maturase (MftC is a radical SAM/SPASM enzyme that catalyzes the first two steps in biosynthesis of the electron carrier mycofactocin from the terminal Val-Tyr dipeptide of the precursor peptide MftA.), which translates to MTLAPERRPSLIDHFERGLDSPICLTWELTYACNLSCSHCLSASGRRDPNELSTEQCKEIIDELQRMQVFYVNIGGGEPTVRSDFWEIVEYATSHDVGVKFSTNGVRIDAAAAQRIADNGYIDVQISLDGATAEVNDALRGKGSFDLAVRAMQNLRNAGVEGFKISVVMTRHNIPQLDEFKALADEYGATLRITRLRPSGRAVDVWDDIHPRPEQQRELYDWLVAHGEGVLTGDSFFHLSAYGESLPGLNLCGAGRVVCLIDPVGDVYACPFAIHDEFKAGNTVTDGGFAKVWRGSELFTELREPQTGGACAGCGFLETCRGGCMAAKFFTGLPLDGPDPECVRGLGEELLQSREADLEFPRPSVDRSHRTSPPRPRAKSRPVPVSIGMGAPARPPVSACEIDPLAGFVPPSASTASSS; encoded by the coding sequence TTGACCCTCGCCCCCGAGCGCCGTCCTTCCCTCATCGACCACTTCGAACGCGGTCTCGATTCCCCGATCTGCCTCACCTGGGAGCTGACCTACGCCTGCAACCTCAGCTGCTCGCACTGCCTCTCCGCCTCCGGTCGCCGTGACCCGAACGAGCTGTCCACCGAGCAGTGCAAGGAGATCATCGACGAGCTCCAGCGGATGCAGGTCTTCTACGTCAACATCGGCGGCGGTGAACCCACCGTCCGCTCCGACTTCTGGGAGATCGTCGAGTACGCCACCAGCCATGACGTCGGCGTGAAGTTCTCCACCAACGGGGTGCGCATCGACGCTGCCGCGGCCCAGCGGATTGCCGACAACGGCTACATCGACGTGCAGATCTCCCTCGACGGGGCTACCGCGGAGGTCAATGACGCCCTGCGGGGCAAGGGATCTTTCGACCTCGCGGTCCGGGCGATGCAGAACCTGCGTAATGCCGGGGTGGAGGGCTTCAAGATCTCCGTGGTCATGACCCGGCACAACATCCCGCAGTTGGATGAGTTCAAGGCCCTGGCGGACGAGTACGGGGCCACGCTGCGCATCACCCGGCTGCGGCCCTCCGGACGGGCGGTGGATGTCTGGGATGACATCCACCCGCGTCCGGAGCAGCAGCGCGAGCTCTATGACTGGTTGGTGGCGCACGGGGAGGGGGTCCTGACCGGGGATTCGTTCTTCCATCTCTCGGCCTATGGGGAGTCCCTTCCGGGGCTGAACCTGTGTGGCGCGGGGCGGGTGGTGTGCCTGATCGACCCGGTCGGTGATGTCTACGCCTGTCCCTTCGCGATCCATGATGAGTTCAAGGCCGGTAACACGGTCACCGATGGCGGTTTCGCCAAGGTGTGGCGCGGCTCTGAGCTGTTCACCGAGCTGCGGGAGCCCCAGACCGGCGGGGCCTGTGCCGGGTGCGGGTTCCTGGAGACCTGCCGCGGTGGGTGCATGGCGGCGAAGTTCTTCACCGGCCTGCCCCTGGATGGTCCGGACCCGGAGTGCGTGCGTGGACTGGGCGAGGAGCTGCTCCAAAGTCGTGAGGCGGACCTGGAGTTCCCGCGGCCCAGTGTCGACCGGTCTCACCGGACCTCACCGCCCCGGCCGCGCGCGAAGTCCCGGCCCGTGCCGGTGAGCATCGGCATGGGCGCACCCGCACGCCCGCCTGTCAGTGCCTGTGAGATCGACCCTCTGGCCGGATTCGTGCCCCCGAGCGCATCTACGGCGTCATCGTCCTGA